A single Triticum dicoccoides isolate Atlit2015 ecotype Zavitan chromosome 2A, WEW_v2.0, whole genome shotgun sequence DNA region contains:
- the LOC119355068 gene encoding histone deacetylase 9-like isoform X1 → MLEKDRISYFYDGDVGNVYFGPNHPMKPHRLCMTHHLVLSYDLHKKMEIYRPHKAYPTELAQFHSADYVEFLHRITPDTQHLYASELTRYNLGEDCPVFDDLFEFCQIYAGGTLDAARRLNHKTCDIAINWAGGLHHAKKCEASGFCYINDLVLGILELLKYHARVLYIDIDVHHGDGVEEAFYFTDRVMTVSFHKYGDMFFPGTGDIKDIGDREGRYYAINIPLKDGIDDSSFTRLFKTIIAKVVETYLPGAIVLQCGADSLARDRLGCFNLSIEGHAECVKFVKKFKIPLLVTGGGGYTKENVARCWAVETGVLLDTELPNEIPDNEYIEYFGPDYTLKVPNLNMDNLNSKTYLSSIKVQVMESLRAIQHAPGVQMQEVPPDFYVPDFDEDELDPDERVDQHTQDKQVHRDDEYYEGDNDNDHDDGGH, encoded by the exons ATGTTGGAGAAAGACAGGATATCCTATTTCTACGATG GGGATGTTGGCAATGTGTACTTTGGGCCAAATCACCCGATGAAACCGCATCGCCTTTGCATGACACACCATCTCGTGTTATcatatgatcttcacaagaaaatggagatatat AGACCCCACAAAGCATATCCAACAGAGCTTGCGCAGTTCCATTCTGCTGATTATGTGGAATTCTTGCACCGAATAACTCCTGATACCCAGCACTTGTATGCAAGTGAATTAACTAGAT ACAACCTTGGAGAGGACTGCCCGGTCTTTGATGATTTGTTTGAGTTCTGCCAAATCTATGCTGGAGGAACTCTAG ATGCGGCTCGAAGACTAAATCATAAAACATGTGATATTGCTATTAATTGGGCTGGTGGGCTGCATCATGCAAAGAAGTGTGAGGCGTCAGGCTTCTGCTACATTAATGACCTGGTTTTGGGAATTCTGGAGCTTCTCAAGTATCATGCTAGGGTTCTCTATATTGACATTGATGTCCATCATGGAGATGGAGTTGAAGAAGCCTTCTATTTCACTGACAG GGTAATGACTGTAAGTTTCCACAAGTATGGTGACATGTTCTTTCCTGGCACAGGTGATATTAAG GATATAGGAGACAGGGAAGGAAGATATTATGCAATCAACATCCCACTTAAAGATGGCATAGATGACAGCAGCTTTACTCGCCTTTTTAAAACA ATTATTGCCAAAGTTGTTGAGACATATCTGCCAGGTGCTATTGTTCTTCAATGTGGGGCTGATTCATTGGCGCGAGACCGCCTAGGGTGTTTCAATCTTTCAATAGAAG GCCATGCTGAATGTGTAAAGTTTGTTAAGAAATTTAAAATCCCGCTGCTG GTGACAGGAGGTGGTGGGTACACCAAAGAGAATGTAGCACGCTGTTGGGCTGTTGAAACTGGGGTTCTTCTAGACACAGAACTCCCAAATG AGATCCCTGACAATGAATACATTGAATACTTCGGTCCAGATTATACATTGAAAGTACCAAATCTGAACATG GACAACTTGAATAGTAAGACGTATCTCAGTTCAATCAAAGTGCAAGTAATGGAGAGTTTGCGGGCCATACAACATGCACCTGGCGTTCAGATGCAAGAG GTTCCACCCGATTTCTATGTCCCGGATTTTGATGAAGACGAGCTGGATCCTGATGAACGTGTTGATC AGCATACCCAAGACAAGCAGGTTCATCGTGACGACGAGTACTATGAAGGCGACAACGACAATGATCACGATGACGGCGGACATTGA
- the LOC119355068 gene encoding histone deacetylase 9-like isoform X2, with product MIFTRKWRYMSRPHKAYPTELAQFHSADYVEFLHRITPDTQHLYASELTRYNLGEDCPVFDDLFEFCQIYAGGTLDAARRLNHKTCDIAINWAGGLHHAKKCEASGFCYINDLVLGILELLKYHARVLYIDIDVHHGDGVEEAFYFTDRVMTVSFHKYGDMFFPGTGDIKDIGDREGRYYAINIPLKDGIDDSSFTRLFKTIIAKVVETYLPGAIVLQCGADSLARDRLGCFNLSIEGHAECVKFVKKFKIPLLVTGGGGYTKENVARCWAVETGVLLDTELPNEIPDNEYIEYFGPDYTLKVPNLNMDNLNSKTYLSSIKVQVMESLRAIQHAPGVQMQEVPPDFYVPDFDEDELDPDERVDQHTQDKQVHRDDEYYEGDNDNDHDDGGH from the exons atgatcttcacaagaaaatggagatatatgTCG AGACCCCACAAAGCATATCCAACAGAGCTTGCGCAGTTCCATTCTGCTGATTATGTGGAATTCTTGCACCGAATAACTCCTGATACCCAGCACTTGTATGCAAGTGAATTAACTAGAT ACAACCTTGGAGAGGACTGCCCGGTCTTTGATGATTTGTTTGAGTTCTGCCAAATCTATGCTGGAGGAACTCTAG ATGCGGCTCGAAGACTAAATCATAAAACATGTGATATTGCTATTAATTGGGCTGGTGGGCTGCATCATGCAAAGAAGTGTGAGGCGTCAGGCTTCTGCTACATTAATGACCTGGTTTTGGGAATTCTGGAGCTTCTCAAGTATCATGCTAGGGTTCTCTATATTGACATTGATGTCCATCATGGAGATGGAGTTGAAGAAGCCTTCTATTTCACTGACAG GGTAATGACTGTAAGTTTCCACAAGTATGGTGACATGTTCTTTCCTGGCACAGGTGATATTAAG GATATAGGAGACAGGGAAGGAAGATATTATGCAATCAACATCCCACTTAAAGATGGCATAGATGACAGCAGCTTTACTCGCCTTTTTAAAACA ATTATTGCCAAAGTTGTTGAGACATATCTGCCAGGTGCTATTGTTCTTCAATGTGGGGCTGATTCATTGGCGCGAGACCGCCTAGGGTGTTTCAATCTTTCAATAGAAG GCCATGCTGAATGTGTAAAGTTTGTTAAGAAATTTAAAATCCCGCTGCTG GTGACAGGAGGTGGTGGGTACACCAAAGAGAATGTAGCACGCTGTTGGGCTGTTGAAACTGGGGTTCTTCTAGACACAGAACTCCCAAATG AGATCCCTGACAATGAATACATTGAATACTTCGGTCCAGATTATACATTGAAAGTACCAAATCTGAACATG GACAACTTGAATAGTAAGACGTATCTCAGTTCAATCAAAGTGCAAGTAATGGAGAGTTTGCGGGCCATACAACATGCACCTGGCGTTCAGATGCAAGAG GTTCCACCCGATTTCTATGTCCCGGATTTTGATGAAGACGAGCTGGATCCTGATGAACGTGTTGATC AGCATACCCAAGACAAGCAGGTTCATCGTGACGACGAGTACTATGAAGGCGACAACGACAATGATCACGATGACGGCGGACATTGA